From one Culex quinquefasciatus strain JHB chromosome 3, VPISU_Cqui_1.0_pri_paternal, whole genome shotgun sequence genomic stretch:
- the LOC6044064 gene encoding L-aminoadipate-semialdehyde dehydrogenase-phosphopantetheinyl transferase, protein MAVRHVRWAFDLASWRPTLTDLLLATACIQPEEKLRLAKFVFRDDFNASLIGRLLMRRFVHVATGLEYDKIEFDRDVKGKPFLKNQGYEVEFNVSHQGRYSVLAGLVVEKDCAVKPTVGVDVMKIEYGGGKPLGEFFRLMNRNFSEDEWVYIKGQCEEQEQLEAFMRNWCLKESYVKNVGVGITVDLRKVSFAIGSKELHTKRVVCDSKLRLNDELLKDWRFEESLIDKDHCVAVALENIPAGEDLTGNFFETVSFAELVEGHKPLLAIDENYCEDIINKEYKKMK, encoded by the coding sequence ATGGCGGTTCGGCACGTTCGCTGGGCGTTCGACCTGGCCAGCTGGCGGCCAACGCTGACGGATCTGCTGCTGGCGACAGCCTGTATTCAGCCGGAGGAGAAGCTACGGCTGGCAAAGTTTGTGTTTCGCGATGACTTTAACGCATCGTTGATTGGGCGGCTGCTGATGAGGCGGTTCGTGCACGTAGCGACGGGGCTGGAGTACGACAAGATCGAGTTCGATCGGGATGTGAAGGGGAAGCCGTTCCTGAAGAATCAGGGGTACGAGGTTGAGTTTAATGTATCTCATCAGGGAAGGTATTCGGTGCTGGCTGGGCTGGTTGTGGAGAAGGATTGTGCGGTGAAGCCGACGGTCGGGGTGGATGTAATGAAGATCGAGTACGGAGGAGGGAAGCCGCTGGGCGAGTTCTTCAGACTGATGAATCGGAACTTTTCCGAGGATGAATGGGTGTACATAAAGGGTCAATGCGAGGAGCAGGAACAACTGGAAGCGTTCATGAGAAACTGGTGCCTGAAGGAGAGCTACGTCAAGAATGTGGGTGTTGGAATAACCGTTGATCTGAGGAAGGTCAGCTTCGCGATCGGAAGCAAGGAACTGCACACGAAGCGGGTGGTCTGTGATAGCAAGTTGAGGCTGAACGATGAACTGTTGAAGGACTGGCGCTTCGAGGAATCTCTTATCGACAAAGATCACTGCGTAGCTGTTGCGCTGGAAAACATTCCGGCTGGAGAAGACCTAACGGGCAACTTCTTTGAGACTGTCAGCTTCGCTGAACTGGTGGAGGGCCATAAGCCACTTTTGGCGATCGATGAAAACTACTGCGAAGATATTATCAATAAGGAGTACAAGAAGATGAAATAA